Proteins encoded within one genomic window of Oryza glaberrima chromosome 12, OglaRS2, whole genome shotgun sequence:
- the LOC127758136 gene encoding lysine histidine transporter 2-like has translation MAPPSAMNTSRAEEKAIDDWLPITSSRNAKWWYSAFHNVTAMVGAGVLSLPFAMSELGWGPGVAAMIMSWVITLYTLWQMVEMHECVPGRRFDRYHELGQHAFGDKLGLWIVVPQQLVVEVGVCIVYMVTGGKSLKKFHDLVAPPSAPPIRTSYFIVIFGCLHLVLSQLPNFNSISGVSLAAAVMSLSYSTIAWAASLHHHNHNNGAAAGGVDYSLTAATPAGRTFNFLSALGDVAFAYAGHNVVLEIQATIPSTAERPSKGPMWRGVVLAYGVVAVCYLPVAFAGYYVFGNAVDDNVLITLERPAWLIAAANMFVVVHVVGSYQIYAMPVFDMLETFLVKKLRFKPGMPLRLIARSLYVLFTMFVAIAVPFFGGLLGFFGGFAFAPTTYFLPCIMWLSIMKPKRFGLSWCINWFCIIIGVLLSVFAPIGGLRSIIVNAQSYKFFS, from the exons ATGGCGCCGCCGTCAGCCATGAACACATCGAGGGCGGAGGAGAAGGCCATCGACGACTGGCTCCCCATCACCTCCTCCCGCAACGCCAAGTGGTGGTACTCCGCTTTCCACAACGTCACCGCCatggtcggcgccggcgtcctcAGCCTCCCCTTCGCCATGTCCGAGCTCGGCTG gggTCCGGGGGTGGCGGCGATGATCATGTCGTGGGTGATCACGCTGTACACGCTGTGGCAGATGGTGGAGATGCACGAGTGCGTGCCGGGGCGGCGGTTCGACCGGTACCACGAGCTCGGGCAGCACGCGTTCGGGGACAAGCTGGGGCTGTGGATCGTGGTGCCGCAGCAGCtcgtcgtcgaggtcggcgTCTGCATCGTCTACATGGTCACCGGCGGCAAGTCGCTCAAGAAGTTCCACGACCTCGtcgcgccgccctccgcgccgccgatcCGGACCTCCTACTTCATCGTCATCTTCGGCTGCCTCCACCTCGTCCTCTCCCAGCTCCCCAACTTCAACTCCATCAGCGGtgtctccctcgccgccgccgtcatgtcGCTCAGCTACTCCACCATCGCCTGGGCCGCCTCGCTCCACCACCACAACCACAacaatggcgccgccgccggaggcgtGGACTACtcgctgacggcggcgacgccggcggggaggacgTTCAACTTCCTGAGCGCGCTGGGGGACGTGGCGTTCGCGTACGCGGGGCACAACGTGGTGCTGGAGATCCAGGCGACGATCCCGTCGACGGCGGAGCGGCCGTCCAAGGGGCCGatgtggcgcggcgtcgtgctGGCGTACGGCGTGGTGGCCGTATGCTACCTCCCCGTGGCGTTCGCGGGTTACTACGTGTTCGGCAACGCCGTCGACGACAACGTGCTCATCACGCTGGAGCGGCCCGCGTggctcatcgccgccgccaacatgTTCGTCGTCGTGCACGTCGTCGGCAGCTACCAGATCTACGCCATGCCGGTGTTCGACATGCTCGAGACCTTCCTCGTCAAGAAGCTCCGCTTCAAACCCGGCATGCCTCTCCGCCTCATCGCCCGATCACTCTACGTCT TGTTCACCATGTTCGTTGCCATCGCGGTCCCTTTCTTTGGTGGATTGCTAGGCTTCTTTGGTGGCTTTGCGTTTGCTCCAACGACCTACTTC TTGCCATGCATTATGTGGCTGTCGATCATGAAGCCAAAGAGGTTTGGCTTGTCCTGGTGCATCAACTGG TTCTGCATCATCATCGGCGTTCTTCTGTCGGTGTTCGCACCAATCGGAGGTCTCCGCTCGATCATCGTGAATGCCCAGAGTTACAAGTTCTTCTCTTGA
- the LOC127758138 gene encoding 54S ribosomal protein L37, mitochondrial-like — MAMALRRVLKHGVIPRDAAQVVGIRGFAIASKAKKGGKGAADAAKTPVLSKELKSTTVFGANILKEGSDPKLQPDSEYPEWLWHLLDKRPMLSELRRKDAKTLPYEDLKRFVKLVNRARIKEQNALTAKN, encoded by the coding sequence ATGGCAATGGCATTGAGAAGAGTACTGAAACATGGTGTAATCCCAAGAGATGCAGCTCAAGTAGTTGGCATAAGAGGATTTGCAATTGCAAGCAAGGCAAAGAAGGGCGGAAAGGGTGCGGCCGATGCTGCTAAAACCCCTGTGCTCAGCAAAGAACTTAAGAGTACAACAGTGTTTGGGGCAAATATCCTCAAGGAGGGGTCTGATCCGAAACTCCAGCCAGATTCTGAATACCCTGAGTGGCTGTGGCACCTGCTCGACAAGCGCCCTATGCTGAGTGAGCTGCGGAGGAAAGACGCCAAGACGCTCCCCTATGAAGACCTGAAACGGTTCGTCAAGCTGGTGAACCGAGCTCGGATCAAGGAGCAGAATGCCCTCACTGCAAAGAACTGA
- the LOC127758137 gene encoding uncharacterized protein LOC127758137 — MSQVGSAPAFRTGSPKKHELKSKQKLEKKLSFYTKVKDAVTSLNATKTICKKSKQRSRQKKLKAYDLSMLSEFLPETDASNLHTEAKLNCKSKQALVQREAAQLNAVLTNPQFQLDPFAAIHQHLLSTQPPSARKESNSAKQGKDPKDKKRKKNKKKNASSASEAMDI; from the exons atgtcccaagttggatccgcccctgctttCAGGACTGGGTCACCTAAGAAGCATGAACTGAAGTCCAAACAGAAGCTTGAGAAGAAGCTCAGCTTCTACACAA aaGTGAAAGATGCAGTAACCTCCCTAAATGCTACAAAGACTATCTGCAAG AAATCTAAACAGAGGAGCCGCCAGAAGAAACTGAAAGCATATGATCTCTCAATGCTCTCTGAGTTCCTTCCTGAAACAGATGCCTCAAATCTGCACACCGAAGCAAAACTGAACTGCAAATCGAAGCAAGCTTTAGT GCAACGGGAGGCTGCCCAACTGAATGCTGTGCTGACCAATCCGCAGTTCCAGCTCGACCCGTTTGCGGCGATCCATCAGCACCTGTTGTCAACACAGCCACCCTCTGCGAGAAAGGAGAGCAATTCCGCCAAGCAGGGGAAGGACCCTAAggacaagaaaagaaagaagaacaagaagaagaatgcTTCATCGGCCTCCGAGGCAATGGATATCTGA